The Gemmatimonadaceae bacterium genomic interval CCGCTCGGCGAGCCGGCACCACACACGCGATGACCGCCACCACCCAGAGTCCCGTCGCTGCCGCCCCAAAGGCGAGCGGATCGTACGGATTCATGCCGAGCAAGAACGATCGTATCAGCTGCGCGCCCCCGAGGGCGAGCGCGAGGCCGATCACGATGCCGATCGCGGCGACACGTACACCCTCACCTGCCATGAACCGCGCCACGCCGTTGGGCGTTGCACCCACGGCCACACGAATCCCGATCTCGCGAGTCCGCTGGCTCACCGCGTACGCGACGATTCCATAGACACCGATCGCCGCCAGCAAGAGTCCGATGATGCCCAAGGTCGCCGACACGACACCCGCGAGCCGCTGCGGCAGGAGCGCCACCGACGTGTACTGCTCGAACGTGGTGTTGTTCATGAGAGGCAGATCCGCATCGAGCGCGCGCAGCGTGGTTCGTCCCGCCGTCGCCGCGGCCGTGACGTCGCCGCGGATCAGCGCCGAAATCTCATCGACTTTCCCCTGCCCCATCGGCAAATACACCATGAACCGCGGCGACTCGGCGAGCGATCGCACCTTCGTGTCGGCACTGACGCCGACGATCGGATAGCCCTCGTTCGCACGACCGACGATCAGCTTGCGCCCGATCGCTTTCGACGGCGACCCGAACACTCGCCGCGCCAACTCGGCGCTCACGATCGCGAACGATTCACTGTTTGCGCGATCGTTGGTCGTGAACGCGCGCCCCGCGACGACCGGGATTCCCATCACCGTGAAGTAGTTGCTCGACACCGACGCAAAATCGGCGGTCCTGCGGTCGCGGTCCTCAGGCGTCACGCGGAACGCGATCGTCGAGTTTCCGGTGCCGAGCGGCGGCCGTGACGTGAATGCAACGGCTCGCACCCCGGGCTGCGCCAGGAGGGTCGTTTGCCATTGGTCGGCCAACTGGCGGCCGGCATCGAGTAAATAGTTGCGCATTCGGAGGTCCGTCGAGACGACACGCAAGTCCCGCATGTCGAATCCGGGATTCACGTTCAGCGCATTGCCGAGCGCCCGCGTGACGAGCGCGGCGTCGACGAGCAAGAGCAGTGTGAACGCGAGTTGCGCTGCGACGACGATGTTCCGTCCGCGTGACCGGCCCGACGCCGTGCGGCCTTCGGACTTGAGCATCGACATGACGCCGAGTCGCGTGCTGCGCAGCGCCGGGAGAAGCGCGAACAACACGCCGACGACGAGAGCCACGACCAGCGCGAACGCGATCACGCGTCCGTCCACGCGGATGTCGAACTCGATCGGCACTTCGATCGGCGGCTTGAACGCGACCATCGCGCGCGTCGCGATGATCGCGATGCCGATCGCGAGGACGCATCCCGCGAGGAACAGCACGACCGTTTCCGTCATCAGTTGACGCACGATGGTCGAGCGGGCGGCGCCGAGCGCGACGCGGACGGCCAGCTCGCGCTGTCGTTGGACGCCGCGAGCCATGATCACGCCGGCGAGGTTGCCGCACGCGACGAGCAGGATCAAGAGCGAGAAGCTCATGAGCAGCGCCATGAACACGGCGACGCCCTTTCGCGCTTCCGGCGGCATCCCGGAATACGAGAAGAGGTCGACACCGTGCCCCTTGATCACCTCGGGATGGTCCGCCTCGATCTGCTTCGCGATCGCTTCCAATTCTCGCTCGGCCGACTGCACGGTGGCACCGTCGGCGAGACGGCCCGTGAGCTGGAAGGAGTTGAAGTCGCGCGAGTCGAGGCGCAGATCGGGCTTCGTGACGTTCGACATCGCGATCGGCGTCCAGAGGTCCGGCTTGATGAAGGAGATGAACGACGCCATCTCGGGCCGCGCGACGCCGATGACGGTGAAGGCATGCCCGTTCACGCGAATCGGACGGCCGATCGCGCTCGAGTCGCCGCCGAGCCGCCGCTCCCAGAACGAGTGGCTGACGACCGCCACCGGGTGCGACCCGACGTCGGGGAAATTGTCTTCTTCAGGCAAGAAGAACCGCCCGAGCTCGGGCGTCGCTCCG includes:
- a CDS encoding ABC transporter permease, whose protein sequence is MDALLRDLRYALRQLRLSPSYAAIAIVSIGIGIGATTTIFSMVEGLLLRGIPAPRADRLVYAYETSPDGSGFHSFSFLQYRDLRDRSHSLTDLAAADITPLSVATTGDAGLAVGFNVSGNYFKVFGATPELGRFFLPEEDNFPDVGSHPVAVVSHSFWERRLGGDSSAIGRPIRVNGHAFTVIGVARPEMASFISFIKPDLWTPIAMSNVTKPDLRLDSRDFNSFQLTGRLADGATVQSAERELEAIAKQIEADHPEVIKGHGVDLFSYSGMPPEARKGVAVFMALLMSFSLLILLVACGNLAGVIMARGVQRQRELAVRVALGAARSTIVRQLMTETVVLFLAGCVLAIGIAIIATRAMVAFKPPIEVPIEFDIRVDGRVIAFALVVALVVGVLFALLPALRSTRLGVMSMLKSEGRTASGRSRGRNIVVAAQLAFTLLLLVDAALVTRALGNALNVNPGFDMRDLRVVSTDLRMRNYLLDAGRQLADQWQTTLLAQPGVRAVAFTSRPPLGTGNSTIAFRVTPEDRDRRTADFASVSSNYFTVMGIPVVAGRAFTTNDRANSESFAIVSAELARRVFGSPSKAIGRKLIVGRANEGYPIVGVSADTKVRSLAESPRFMVYLPMGQGKVDEISALIRGDVTAAATAGRTTLRALDADLPLMNNTTFEQYTSVALLPQRLAGVVSATLGIIGLLLAAIGVYGIVAYAVSQRTREIGIRVAVGATPNGVARFMAGEGVRVAAIGIVIGLALALGGAQLIRSFLLGMNPYDPLAFGAAATGLWVVAVIACVVPARRAARVDPVVALRAE